The sequence below is a genomic window from Acetivibrio clariflavus DSM 19732.
GCAAATAACCGGTATTGAAATGGATATGGAAGAGCCGCCTAAAGCTGAAGTGGAGCCCATACCTCAGCCCCATGCAAAAATACGGATGAGTAATTTTTATTTTAAAGGACTGGAAGAAGGAATCACAAAATTTTACAGAGGTACCGTAAGATCGGGACAGCTTATTAATTTTGACGGAAATTTGGTAGTTATTGGTGATGTAAACCCGGGTGCGGAATTGATTGCCACAGGGAATGTAGTAGTAATGGGGTCATTGAGAGGTATAGTACATGCCGGGGCTAATGGAAATAAGCAGGCAATTGTAGTGGCCCTTAATCTTCAGCCTACTCAATTAAGAATTGCCGATATTATAACACGCTCTCCCGA
It includes:
- the minC gene encoding septum site-determining protein MinC → MNEGSVIFKGSLNCLTIIMKEEIEFDEILNQIEEKIISAGKFFKGAKLKVKYRGKKLSFEEEEKVFQLLQSKSGAQITGIEMDMEEPPKAEVEPIPQPHAKIRMSNFYFKGLEEGITKFYRGTVRSGQLINFDGNLVVIGDVNPGAELIATGNVVVMGSLRGIVHAGANGNKQAIVVALNLQPTQLRIADIITRSPDEKDNSGQFIPEIAYVKDDMVYIERYLPAR